A stretch of Desulfobacter hydrogenophilus DNA encodes these proteins:
- a CDS encoding HlyD family type I secretion periplasmic adaptor subunit — protein sequence MSIDINSVKKIPPQRWPVGNNKKKYSRTDIEFMDSLSAAVLSDSPAKTNILLYAVALVVISLIIWANYAQLDERTQGIGRLIPSRQIQVIQNLEGGIIKEIKVVEGEAVKKGQVLVIIDNTGAGSSFEESRSVINELRARTIRFAAEADIRSFQAGVEKEEGLAPDLLEKEQRLYDSNVSRKQSEIEVLKQRIRQREIELSDTRMSITNLKTSKEMIAREMALTKPMFEKRLVSELEFIQLKQRVLDKKNEYESAVNEARSLASKIKESRNQLKEIQSRHKSEAQEELNKALAEISRLKKNQVAIKDRVMRTNVRSPVEGTVKQLLFNTVGGVVKPGMDIIEIVPNDDKLLVEAKIRPSDIAFLYPGLKAVVKLTAYDYAIYGGLDGKVVHISADTITDDRQEEFYLVRVMTERNYLGTEDNKKEMIAGMTAQVDIITGKKTIMQYLMKPILRAKSNALRER from the coding sequence ATGAGCATTGATATCAACTCTGTTAAAAAAATCCCCCCGCAACGATGGCCGGTGGGAAACAACAAAAAAAAATACAGCCGGACTGATATCGAATTCATGGACAGCCTGAGTGCTGCCGTGTTATCGGACAGCCCGGCCAAGACCAATATTTTGCTTTACGCGGTTGCCCTGGTGGTCATTTCCCTTATTATATGGGCCAATTATGCACAACTTGATGAGAGAACCCAAGGCATCGGTCGGTTGATTCCTTCCCGACAGATCCAGGTGATTCAGAATCTTGAAGGTGGTATTATAAAAGAAATCAAGGTGGTCGAGGGGGAGGCCGTTAAAAAAGGACAGGTACTTGTTATTATTGATAATACAGGCGCAGGTAGCTCCTTTGAAGAAAGTCGGAGTGTGATCAATGAGCTGCGTGCTCGTACTATTCGATTTGCAGCGGAAGCCGACATTCGAAGTTTTCAAGCAGGTGTAGAAAAAGAAGAAGGTCTTGCGCCGGATCTGCTTGAAAAGGAACAAAGGCTGTATGATTCCAATGTTTCCCGCAAACAAAGTGAAATAGAAGTTTTAAAACAGCGCATCAGACAGCGGGAGATTGAGTTGTCCGATACCCGTATGTCCATAACCAATCTGAAAACTAGCAAAGAAATGATCGCAAGGGAAATGGCGCTTACCAAACCCATGTTTGAAAAAAGACTGGTATCGGAACTTGAATTCATCCAGCTCAAGCAAAGGGTTTTGGATAAAAAGAACGAATATGAAAGCGCGGTAAATGAGGCAAGATCTTTAGCGTCAAAAATAAAGGAAAGTCGGAACCAGCTCAAAGAAATCCAGAGCCGGCACAAGTCCGAAGCACAGGAAGAGCTGAACAAGGCCTTGGCCGAAATATCACGGTTGAAAAAAAATCAGGTGGCCATAAAAGACCGGGTGATGCGGACAAATGTGCGTTCGCCTGTGGAGGGTACGGTGAAACAACTGTTGTTTAATACCGTGGGCGGCGTGGTTAAACCGGGCATGGATATTATAGAAATTGTTCCCAATGATGACAAACTCCTGGTTGAAGCCAAGATACGACCCTCTGATATTGCATTTTTGTATCCGGGGCTCAAGGCGGTGGTCAAACTGACGGCCTATGATTATGCCATCTACGGCGGCCTTGACGGCAAGGTCGTTCACATCAGTGCGGATACGATCACTGATGATCGGCAGGAGGAATTTTATCTTGTCAGGGTCATGACCGAAAGAAATTACCTTGGAACCGAAGATAATAAAAAAGAGATGATTGCCGGAATGACGGCCCAGGTCGATATTATTACCGGCAAAAAAACCATTATGCAGTATTTGATGAAACCGATCCTCAGAGCAAAAAGCAATGCGTTGAGGGAAAGATAG
- a CDS encoding retention module-containing protein, giving the protein MAQAGIIKTITGSVSARTPDGQVRQLVAGDVVYDNEIIETATGSNLTIELNDGRTLKLAENSQVVIDDTVVATVAPQDAVVTEVQEIQAALEAGEEIPDEEAAAGEENEEHDYNLAYYAGDQSGGEVDSYLFGTEYGDEDEDFPEIEGEEEEVPEPDPEPDSDPEPDPDPDSDPEPDPEPDPDPDPEPDPEPDPDPDSDPDPDPDPDPDPDPDPDPNPDPDPDPDPDPDPDPDPDPDPNPDPDPDPDPDPDPDPDPNPDPDPDPDPVFIVGSDPQDDDQGDYNEDQALDTPPLDDVEGTSETDYHTVNTDGNVQGALLGQDGADILVGDPGTVTETLDNNYILVMDTSDSMREKDDGLTTRMEDLQQAVKDLIDELYQKVEDSADGSVKITLLPFSTYAGTSAWISFTKSGDAVIIDNSIDNLNSLTGDMDEIYDWIDNLTYAGWTNYTDAFTAADTLVDTSYAQNDVIFISDGIPNINTTNLNEALNTLASNVDSIKAVGINMSDRGEAILDDIDSENDATSLSDANSLSGVISDLVTDFDLSPAGSDDIYGNDGNDLIFGDVLNTDGVFENLENEEYDLSTIKDLPDGSGWEVFENLEEANPDLWTREDTIRYIQENHEELAAETILNDGTSDGDTRDGGYDYIEGGTGDDIIYGQEGDDIIDAGSGNDVVDGGSGFDTLVVSNETELDFSNVKNIESIDLSENSVDQTLTLSLDRVLSMTDENNTLQITGETGASVTLTGVEDGEWTHEGNGLFTNVADNSIQVTIAPVNDGVDIDVDVDNGDSFPV; this is encoded by the coding sequence ATGGCACAAGCCGGAATCATTAAAACAATTACAGGCAGTGTAAGTGCACGGACGCCGGATGGCCAGGTCCGCCAACTTGTTGCCGGGGACGTGGTCTATGACAATGAAATCATTGAAACAGCCACCGGTTCCAATCTTACCATTGAACTGAACGATGGAAGGACACTGAAATTGGCGGAAAACAGCCAAGTTGTCATTGATGACACCGTTGTTGCAACCGTTGCACCACAGGATGCGGTGGTTACGGAAGTGCAGGAAATTCAGGCCGCCCTGGAAGCAGGTGAAGAAATTCCCGATGAAGAGGCTGCTGCAGGTGAAGAAAATGAAGAACATGATTATAATCTTGCCTACTATGCAGGTGATCAATCCGGGGGCGAAGTCGACAGTTATCTGTTCGGTACTGAATATGGTGATGAAGATGAAGATTTTCCCGAAATAGAAGGCGAAGAGGAGGAAGTACCCGAACCTGATCCCGAACCTGATTCTGATCCCGAACCTGATCCCGATCCTGATTCTGATCCCGAACCTGATCCCGAACCTGATCCCGATCCTGATCCCGAACCTGATCCCGAACCTGATCCTGATCCCGATTCTGATCCCGATCCTGATCCCGATCCTGATCCCGATCCTGATCCCGATCCTGATCCTAATCCCGATCCTGATCCCGATCCTGATCCCGATCCTGATCCCGATCCTGATCCCGATCCTGATCCTAATCCCGATCCTGATCCCGATCCTGATCCCGATCCTGATCCCGATCCTGATCCTAATCCCGATCCTGATCCCGATCCTGATCCTGTTTTTATCGTTGGGTCCGATCCACAGGATGACGACCAAGGAGACTATAACGAAGATCAAGCCCTCGACACCCCACCATTGGATGATGTTGAAGGCACTTCAGAGACCGATTACCATACAGTAAATACGGACGGAAATGTTCAGGGAGCACTCCTTGGCCAAGACGGCGCAGATATCCTGGTTGGAGATCCCGGCACGGTCACGGAAACACTGGATAACAATTATATTCTGGTGATGGATACCTCCGATTCAATGCGTGAAAAGGATGATGGTTTAACCACCCGGATGGAGGACCTCCAGCAGGCGGTCAAAGATTTGATCGATGAATTATACCAAAAGGTTGAAGACAGTGCCGATGGCAGTGTAAAAATTACGCTTTTACCTTTTTCAACTTATGCAGGCACCTCTGCCTGGATCTCTTTTACCAAATCCGGTGATGCTGTAATCATAGATAACAGTATAGATAACTTAAATTCTTTAACAGGTGATATGGATGAAATCTACGACTGGATAGACAACCTGACATATGCCGGCTGGACAAATTATACGGACGCATTTACTGCAGCCGACACTCTTGTGGACACGTCTTATGCCCAAAACGATGTTATTTTCATTAGTGATGGTATACCAAACATCAACACTACCAACCTTAATGAAGCCTTGAACACGCTTGCTTCTAATGTTGACAGTATAAAGGCTGTTGGGATTAATATGAGTGACCGCGGTGAAGCGATATTGGACGATATCGATTCGGAAAATGATGCAACCAGTCTTTCAGACGCAAATTCACTGAGCGGTGTTATCTCTGACCTTGTGACCGATTTTGATCTTTCTCCTGCGGGCAGTGATGACATTTACGGCAATGACGGCAACGATCTTATTTTCGGTGATGTCCTGAATACCGACGGTGTGTTTGAAAATCTTGAAAATGAGGAATATGATCTATCAACGATCAAGGACCTACCTGACGGATCTGGCTGGGAAGTATTTGAAAACCTGGAAGAAGCAAATCCTGACCTGTGGACCCGGGAGGATACCATCCGGTATATCCAGGAAAACCATGAAGAACTGGCAGCAGAAACCATACTTAATGACGGGACATCCGACGGCGACACTCGCGATGGCGGATACGATTATATAGAGGGTGGCACCGGAGATGACATCATTTACGGACAGGAAGGAGACGATATCATAGATGCAGGGTCAGGCAATGATGTGGTTGACGGCGGATCCGGGTTTGACACCTTGGTTGTGAGCAATGAGACTGAACTTGATTTCAGTAATGTCAAAAATATTGAAAGCATTGATCTGAGTGAGAACAGTGTTGATCAGACGCTGACTCTTAGCCTGGATCGAGTTTTGAGTATGACAGATGAAAATAACACGCTTCAGATTACTGGGGAAACAGGTGCTTCTGTTACACTGACAGGTGTTGAAGACGGAGAATGGACCCATGAAGGCAATGGCTTGTTTACCAATGTCGCGGATAACAGCATCCAGGTAACCATCGCGCCGGTGAATGACGGTGTAGACATTGATGTGGATGTTGATAACGGAGATTCATTTCCGGTATAA
- a CDS encoding type I secretion system permease/ATPase, with product MSQTHFSDPLMQCLVAMTRLNHTPSSEKVLSHGLPFEPGADRPRLFSIDNPKANFSRAAQKAGFVSKLQKRKLKQIPSLVLPAILTLKDDNACLLLDINFEKKNAEVILPWLDDNPVQIGLEKLEEEYLGYVFFLKKKFKGANQDPAAAGILKKKNWFFGTLMKFKGIYGRVLLATFLVNLFVIAGPIFTLNVYDRIIPHNATDTLWVLACGVGLIYIFDLILKNIRTYFLENTARRSDVILSSMLFEQAMNLKLRDKPGSIGSFSSIIRDFDGIRSFFASSAITAFIDLPFAVIFLLVIYSINHLIVLIPLVTVFLILVISIPMRYLIQKTIDSTHDATHHRNSVLIESLSNLEAIKAYNAGSSMQWHWEESCGFIADKSQRSRVRSGFLSTMTAFLTQVNSVAIIIAGVYLIKDGELTMGGLIAVNILASRSISPMAQAVSLMLNFGQMKAGLKSLNTFMQKDVERPENKKFIHRPNIKGDIEFKDVGFNYPEEQSRAVSNISFHIKSGERVGIIGAVGSGKSTIGKLLLSLFEPDEGSIFIDGLNINQIDPADLRHNFSYVPQDVTLFSGSVRDNVTLKSAHASDDAIIRAARIGGVNTFTDRHPQGMDLQVGEKGTRLSGGQRQSVAVSMAFIEKSPIILLDEPTNAMDFNTEAQVIANIGRVTKGYTTIIITHKPSILKIVDRLLVMDKGRLVMDGPKDEILARLAGKK from the coding sequence ATGAGCCAAACCCATTTTTCCGATCCTTTGATGCAGTGCCTGGTAGCAATGACCAGACTGAACCACACGCCCAGTTCTGAAAAAGTCCTTTCCCATGGCCTTCCGTTTGAACCCGGTGCAGATCGGCCGCGGCTGTTCAGTATTGACAATCCCAAAGCCAATTTTTCGCGTGCTGCGCAAAAAGCCGGGTTCGTTTCAAAGCTGCAGAAGCGTAAGCTTAAACAGATTCCTTCCCTGGTTCTCCCTGCGATTCTCACCCTTAAAGATGACAATGCATGTCTTCTGCTTGACATTAATTTTGAGAAAAAAAACGCTGAGGTCATACTTCCCTGGCTTGATGACAATCCGGTTCAAATTGGCCTTGAAAAATTGGAAGAGGAGTACCTCGGGTATGTGTTTTTTCTTAAAAAGAAATTTAAAGGAGCAAACCAGGATCCTGCGGCAGCCGGTATTCTAAAGAAAAAAAATTGGTTCTTCGGCACGCTCATGAAATTTAAAGGGATCTACGGTAGGGTGCTTCTTGCCACATTCCTGGTGAATCTTTTTGTCATTGCAGGACCTATTTTCACCCTGAATGTTTATGACCGCATTATTCCCCATAATGCAACAGACACATTGTGGGTTCTGGCCTGCGGGGTCGGCCTGATTTATATTTTTGACTTGATTCTTAAAAATATCAGAACCTACTTCCTTGAGAATACCGCACGCCGGAGCGATGTGATTCTTTCTTCCATGCTTTTTGAACAGGCCATGAACCTGAAATTGCGGGATAAACCGGGATCTATCGGTTCATTTTCAAGCATTATAAGAGATTTTGACGGCATACGGTCTTTTTTTGCCTCAAGTGCAATCACCGCATTTATAGATCTTCCATTTGCTGTTATTTTTCTTCTGGTGATATATTCAATTAACCATCTCATTGTGCTTATCCCGCTTGTAACGGTTTTTTTAATTTTGGTCATCAGTATCCCCATGCGGTATTTGATCCAGAAAACCATCGACAGTACCCATGATGCCACCCACCACAGGAATAGTGTGCTCATAGAATCTTTATCCAATCTTGAAGCGATAAAGGCGTATAATGCCGGCAGTTCCATGCAGTGGCATTGGGAGGAAAGCTGCGGATTTATTGCAGACAAAAGCCAGCGTTCACGGGTCAGATCCGGATTTCTTTCCACCATGACCGCTTTTCTAACACAGGTGAACAGCGTGGCCATTATTATTGCCGGCGTTTATCTGATCAAGGATGGCGAATTAACTATGGGCGGTCTGATTGCGGTTAATATTCTTGCTTCCCGTTCCATTTCCCCCATGGCTCAGGCTGTTTCCTTGATGTTGAATTTTGGCCAGATGAAAGCCGGATTAAAATCCCTTAATACCTTCATGCAAAAAGATGTCGAACGGCCTGAAAATAAAAAATTTATCCACCGGCCTAACATTAAAGGTGACATTGAATTCAAAGATGTCGGTTTCAATTATCCTGAAGAACAAAGCCGGGCCGTTTCGAATATCAGCTTCCACATAAAATCAGGGGAGCGCGTCGGTATCATCGGCGCCGTCGGGTCAGGAAAGTCCACCATCGGCAAGCTGCTACTCAGCTTGTTTGAACCGGACGAGGGTTCTATTTTTATTGACGGCCTGAACATCAATCAGATTGATCCGGCAGATTTACGGCATAATTTTTCCTATGTGCCCCAGGATGTGACGCTTTTTTCCGGAAGTGTGCGGGACAATGTTACGCTGAAATCAGCCCACGCGTCGGATGATGCTATTATCAGGGCGGCCAGGATCGGCGGGGTGAACACATTTACCGACCGCCATCCCCAGGGCATGGATCTCCAGGTCGGGGAAAAGGGAACCCGGCTGTCCGGAGGTCAGCGCCAGTCGGTTGCCGTTTCCATGGCATTTATTGAAAAAAGCCCGATTATTTTGCTGGATGAACCGACAAATGCCATGGATTTTAATACCGAGGCCCAGGTGATTGCAAATATAGGTCGTGTAACTAAAGGGTATACCACCATTATCATCACCCATAAACCTTCGATCCTTAAAATTGTTGACCGGCTTCTTGTCATGGACAAAGGCAGGCTTGTCATGGACGGCCCTAAAGATGAAATTCTTGCACGGCTGGCAGGGAAAAAATAA
- a CDS encoding response regulator transcription factor has translation MMSDYIYSNDLTLVLRCKELFGGRKKIEHLPAKKQLAGYDISQKDILIIDFESCDEKDLPRIVCPCMALVAIPQKDQALRLLQKGIRAYGNRHMHEDNLKQAIATLKAGQIWLPPAIITQVISALPKTKAEDERKDLLNALTSREAEVVKWLVNGLSNQEISEKMFVSVRTVKAHLTSIFNKTGCRNRLELATRMK, from the coding sequence ATGATGTCTGACTATATCTATAGCAACGATCTGACTTTGGTGCTGCGCTGCAAGGAGTTGTTCGGCGGCAGAAAAAAGATAGAGCATCTGCCGGCTAAAAAACAACTTGCCGGTTATGATATCTCACAAAAAGATATTCTGATCATTGATTTTGAATCCTGTGATGAAAAAGACCTGCCAAGGATTGTCTGCCCCTGCATGGCCCTTGTTGCCATCCCGCAAAAAGATCAGGCATTGCGACTGTTACAAAAGGGGATACGGGCTTACGGTAACCGGCATATGCATGAAGACAACCTGAAGCAGGCGATCGCAACCCTTAAAGCAGGTCAGATTTGGCTGCCCCCGGCCATCATCACCCAGGTGATCTCGGCATTACCGAAGACCAAAGCCGAGGACGAAAGAAAAGATCTGTTGAACGCTTTGACATCCCGGGAGGCAGAAGTGGTCAAATGGCTGGTTAACGGGTTGTCAAACCAGGAGATCAGTGAAAAAATGTTTGTTTCCGTCCGAACGGTTAAAGCCCATTTGACCTCTATTTTTAATAAAACCGGTTGCCGTAACCGGCTTGAACTTGCCACCCGGATGAAATAA